A single window of Acidimicrobiales bacterium DNA harbors:
- a CDS encoding pyridine nucleotide-disulfide oxidoreductase, with the protein MTTKPMRSVVVVGGSLAGVTACKTLREAGFEGRLILVGEETSAPYDRPPLSKQILRGEWGFERAMLDFSPEDLEVEWLCGTHAAGLDPTGPDVELADGRRFRADGVVIACGAHPLWLSEARGLAGCHVLRTMGDAEGLRDDLERRPGHVVVVGGGFIGCEVAASCRMLGLDVTVVEPLPALMHRGLGSAAGAFVTEVFRAEGVRVVTGVGVESVFGSEAVEGVRMADGELLEAEVVVLGLGVAPNTGWLQDSGLVIGDGVVCDENLRAAERVVACGDVARWPSRRAGEAVRVEHWENAVTSARHAALALVGALEPGVAYDPVPWFWSDQFDMKIQMVGFASDRHEESVLVADPDRRRFLSVRSDGGIVTAAVGVGMSRVVAKLRPLIERGVDVTTVRRLAEDSA; encoded by the coding sequence ATGACCACGAAGCCGATGCGATCGGTCGTGGTCGTGGGTGGTTCCTTGGCCGGAGTCACGGCGTGCAAGACTCTCAGAGAAGCGGGTTTCGAGGGTCGTCTGATACTGGTGGGTGAGGAGACCTCTGCACCCTACGACCGGCCGCCTCTTTCAAAGCAGATCCTGCGGGGTGAGTGGGGCTTCGAGCGAGCCATGCTCGACTTCTCGCCGGAGGACCTGGAAGTCGAGTGGCTCTGCGGGACTCACGCAGCCGGGCTGGACCCGACCGGGCCGGACGTGGAGCTGGCGGATGGTCGGCGTTTTCGAGCGGACGGCGTGGTGATCGCATGCGGTGCGCATCCACTTTGGCTGTCGGAGGCGAGGGGCCTTGCAGGTTGTCACGTGTTGCGGACCATGGGGGACGCAGAAGGGCTGAGAGACGACCTGGAGCGGCGTCCGGGTCACGTGGTGGTCGTAGGAGGAGGGTTCATCGGCTGCGAGGTCGCCGCATCCTGTCGGATGCTCGGTCTCGACGTCACCGTGGTGGAACCCTTGCCTGCTCTCATGCACCGAGGGCTCGGCTCGGCTGCCGGCGCATTCGTGACCGAAGTGTTCCGTGCCGAAGGGGTCCGAGTCGTCACGGGGGTGGGCGTCGAATCGGTTTTCGGATCGGAAGCCGTCGAAGGGGTGCGCATGGCCGACGGAGAACTGTTGGAGGCGGAGGTGGTGGTGCTCGGCCTCGGCGTGGCGCCCAACACCGGATGGTTGCAGGACTCGGGCCTAGTCATCGGTGACGGGGTGGTCTGCGACGAGAACCTCCGTGCCGCGGAGAGGGTCGTCGCCTGCGGGGACGTGGCGAGATGGCCGAGCAGGCGCGCTGGTGAGGCCGTGCGAGTCGAGCACTGGGAGAACGCCGTCACGTCGGCCCGTCACGCGGCTCTGGCTCTCGTGGGCGCGCTCGAGCCGGGGGTCGCATACGACCCCGTGCCCTGGTTCTGGTCCGACCAGTTCGACATGAAGATCCAGATGGTCGGCTTTGCATCCGATCGGCACGAGGAATCCGTCCTCGTCGCGGACCCGGACCGGAGGCGATTTCTCTCGGTCCGCTCGGACGGAGGGATCGTCACCGCCGCGGTCGGTGTCGGCATGAGCCGGGTGGTGGCGAAGTTGCGTCCGCTGATCGAACGAGGTGTCGACGTGACGACCGTTCGCCGTCTGGCAGAGGATTCCGCCTGA
- a CDS encoding ferredoxin, producing MSWRVVVDFDLCESNAICMSIAPEVFEVRDDDYLYVLQERPPDDLREKVEEAVRRCPKQAISIVDE from the coding sequence ATGAGCTGGAGAGTCGTCGTGGACTTCGATCTGTGTGAGTCGAACGCGATCTGCATGAGCATCGCCCCCGAGGTGTTCGAGGTCAGGGACGACGACTACCTGTATGTCCTCCAGGAGAGACCGCCCGACGACCTCCGTGAGAAGGTCGAGGAGGCCGTGAGGCGATGCCCCAAACAAGCCATCTCGATAGTCGACGAGTGA
- a CDS encoding L-ribulose-5-phosphate 4-epimerase — MHRPIQRKADLIEELIASAQTIARLGYVPPGRGSMSARLPGRAAMTLTGEGVRFDRIGYDALVTVDTEGNVIEGEVPPTKDMGIHLAVYKGAPHVVSLLVAHPPYATMFALAGRPLPAVVADLAEATGGSVSFVDTADPRADPGPLVANLAETPVLLVRNLGVVATGSDPDEALERLIATEHAAHVVWGALMLARGIGGRFD; from the coding sequence ATGCACCGCCCGATCCAGCGCAAAGCCGACCTCATCGAGGAGTTGATCGCATCGGCTCAGACCATCGCCCGACTCGGCTACGTCCCACCAGGCCGGGGGAGCATGTCTGCCAGGCTGCCGGGCAGGGCGGCGATGACGCTCACCGGCGAAGGTGTCAGATTCGACAGGATCGGCTACGACGCGCTGGTCACGGTCGACACCGAGGGCAACGTGATCGAAGGAGAGGTGCCTCCCACCAAGGACATGGGCATCCACCTGGCCGTCTACAAGGGAGCACCCCACGTCGTCTCCCTGTTGGTGGCCCACCCGCCGTATGCGACGATGTTCGCACTGGCGGGACGACCCCTTCCGGCCGTCGTGGCGGACCTCGCCGAGGCGACCGGCGGCTCGGTGTCTTTCGTGGACACCGCCGACCCGCGTGCCGACCCAGGACCTCTGGTCGCGAATCTCGCAGAGACGCCGGTGCTGCTGGTGCGTAATCTCGGTGTCGTGGCGACGGGAAGTGACCCCGACGAGGCCCTCGAGCGACTCATCGCCACCGAACACGCCGCCCACGTCGTATGGGGCGCTCTGATGCTCGCCCGCGGGATCGGCGGGAGGTTCGACTGA